TGTCGTGCTGTTGCCCTTTACTGAACCAATAAAGCTGTTGTGGCAGGAGATCCGCCGGACAGGCATCGGCGCATGCGCTACAGCGAATGCAGCCTTTCTCTTCCGGCGTTTCACCCATTTCACTGGCAGAGGGGGCCAGAAGACAGTTGGTAATCTTCACCACCGGGACATCCAGCCATGGCAGCGTAAACCCCATCAGCGGTCCGCCCATAATCACCATCTGGTCGGCGGAAGGGCAGAAGCCCGCGTCGTTGAGCAGATGACGAACCGGCGTGCCCAAACGCGCCCAGACGTTGCCCGGACGGCTGACGGCTTCACCGGTAAGCGTCACGACACGTTCGGTGATCGGCTCACCGTCAATTACTGCACGTTTAATTGCATAGGCGGTACCGACGTTTTGCATCAATACCCCGATATCTGAGGAGCGTCCACCGTGGGGAACCTGCTTGCCAGTCAGGATTTGTGTTAACTGTTTAGCCCCGCCGGAAGGGTACTTGGTGGGGATCACGCGCAAACTGATGTCGTGTGAATCAGCCAGCACCGCGCGCAGCATAGATATTGCCTGCGGTTTGTTATCTTCTATGCCGAGGAGGATCTCGCGTGGCTGAAGAATGTGCGCCAGGATGCGGATTCCTTCGACGACCTGCGCCGCACAGTCCTGCATCAGGCGGTCATCTGCTGTAATGTACGGCTCGCATTCAGCGGCGTTAATGATCAGCGTTTCAATTTTATCTCCGCCGCCCTGCAGTTTAACGCCGGTGGGAAAACCTGCGCCACCCAGCCCGGCGACGCCGAACTGATGAATACGCGCAATCAGCTCTTCCCGGCTGTGGGAGCGGTAATCGGTCCAGCCGTCTCGCTCAATCCAGCGGTCTTCGCCATCGGCGTCTATGATAACGCTCAACTCAGCCAGTGCCGAAGGATGTGCGGTGGAGTGCGGGGCAATGGCAACCACGGTACCTGATGTTGGCGCATGGACTGGAAGCATTTTGCCACGCCCGCGGGTTAATGCCTGACCACGCAGCACGGTGTCACCCACGTTTACGCACAGTTCACCCTCCGCACCAATATGTTGTTTCAGCGGAATAACGAAACGCGGTGCCAGCGGAACCTGTCGCAACGGTGTTCCGTTTGACTGGGTTTTCATTTCTGGTGGATGAATGCCACCATCAAAGTCCCAGATTTTATTTTTTCTGAATGCAGAGAATAACTTAAACATGTTGTTCCACGGGAATGATGCGCACAGGGATGGTGTTTAAATCCCATTTCCAGCTATCGGGGGTCTCGGCTACCGGGCGTAATTCAATGCATTGCGTCGGGCACGGGTCAACACACAGGTTGCACCCAGTGCAGAGATCGCTCATTACCGTGTGCATGGCGCGGGTCGCGCCCACGATCGCATCGACCGGGCAGGCCTGAATACACTTAGTGCACCCGATACAGTTATTTTCATCAATGACCGCCAGCATACGCACCGGCGTAACGTCTTGTTCATCACCATCAATAGGCTGCGGATCGACGTTCAGCAGGGCGGCAATTTTTAACATCACCGCTTCGCCACCGGGGGCGCAACGGTTAATTTTTTCACCCTGAGAGCCGATCGCTTCAGCGTAAGGATGACAGCCCGGATAGCCGCACTGCCCACACTGGCTTTGCGGGAGAATTTCATCAATTTTCTCCACGACCGGATCATCTTCAACGGCAAAACGTCGTGAGGCGTACCCCAAAATAGCGCCGAACGCCAGACCCAGTACACTCACTGCGGCAACGGCAATCCAGATAGCATTCATTACAACTTCACCAAACCACTAAAGCCCATAAAGGCCAATGACATTAAACCAGCGGTAATCAGCGCAATCGCATTCCCGCGAAACGGCGCCGGGACGTCCGCCACAGCGAGGCGTTCGCGGATCGCGGCGAACAGTACCATCACCAGCGAGAAGCCGACGGCGGCGGAAAAACCGTATAGCGCCGACTGTAAAAAGTTATGGCCGAGGTTGATGTTCAGCAGCGCCACACCTAACACTGCGCAGTTAGTCGTAATCAGCGGTAGGAAGATCCCCAGCAGGCGGTACAGCGCAGGGCTGGTTTTGCGCACAACCATTTCGGTAAACTGCACGACGACGGCGATAACCAGAATAAAAGCCAGCGTGCGCAGATAGATGAGATTGAGCGGGATTAGGATCCAGGTATCAATCAGCCATGCGCAGATGGATGCCAGTGTCATGACAAACGTCGTGGCAAGGCCCATACCCATTGCGGTTTCCAGTTTTTTGGAAACGCCCATAAACGGGCAGAGGCCCAGAAACTTGACCAGTACAAAGTTATTGACCAGTACAGTTCCGACAAACAGCAGCAGGTAATCAGTCATTTTTCGGCCTGAAATAAAAAAGCCGCCTATTATCTGACAATCTACAACAGGCGACAACAGGTTAACTGTAGGGTTATTACGGGTTCACAAACGTCGATTTAACGCGCTGCGATCGCTTGAAGTAGGGCACCAACAGTGCTGCGGCCAGTAATGGGAACAGCAGTTGGCGCACCGCAAAAGCGTCTGGGACAGGTGAAAACGCAAACGCTTTAATCGCCAGCAACACGGAGATCAGCAGCCACAGAATGTAATGCTTGGGCACACAGGCTCTGCGTTTGAAAAACGCAATTGTCAGCCACAGTGTGTAATACCACATGGCGATCGCGGTAACAAAGGAGACGCCCCATAACAGCAAATTTGCTGTACTTTGCTCACCCAGCGTTTTGAAGGTTTGCGGTGTTGCCAGCGCAGTGACATAAAGTAATAACGCCAGCGAAGCGCTCAACAACGCGACTAACAGCCAGGCCAGTGGCCCAAGTAGCCAGCCTCCGATACGTTGTGCCGGTGTGGTAGTCATCTCTTCTCCAGTTTTACGCGCGCAATCAATCATGCCATTCATTTTGGGGCGATTATTATAAAGCTTTTAACGTTGAGCGCTACTTTCTTCTCTATTGCACGTAATGCCAGACTGATTTAGGTACCTGACCAACATCAAACAGACGGCCTCCGGATATAAGCTCCGCACGGCGATGGTCTGCGGCACGGTACATATTGATCATGTCGCTATCGTCGGTGAGCGTGTAGTTTAAATGGTCGAAAAGTTTTTCCAGACTTTCGAGTGAACTGATTTTGCGGAATTTTAATAAGTAATCCTGAACAGTCATAAATGCAGATCCATATTAATAAAATAATACCAACGGAGTAGAAAATATAAAAATAAACAACGTGCACAGGTAAAAGCGGATTTACGTGCAAATGTAAGAAGAGTGTTCATACCTGTGAAAAAGCAGGCGCTATGCGCGTCTTCGGCAAGGGTAACGCGCTTAGCGATCGCTGGCAATATGCAGCGGAGCGGGATGCGGCATAATTCGCTTTTTTTGACAGAAAGCGATCTTTTACCGGCAAACCCTGCAACTACCAATGTTAATTGCCGGGCAATAAAAGGTTGCGGATGCTTATTTCTTCTGCACTGCCGCAACGGGCTCTGGCGGCTGGTAATTGTCAATATGATTGGCAACACCCAGCAGGATCACGGAGACGGCGAGAACAATCCAACCTGTTAATTCAATAAGACGATTCATTACTGATGACATTTGCTTTGATTTATCCATAAACACAGGCTGCAAATGTTACTAATCTCTCATTAATACAGCAAGATGGTTGGGAACGATTTCTCCCTCTTTTTCGCTGCAAGTTAAGCATAAGTGGCATATGTTTGACTTAAGTTAAAAACAACCTTTGTAGCGCAAAGGTTATTAAACTATTGAGACGTTGCAAGGTATGGTGTGAAATAGGTCAGTCCTGAATTGAGAGGCAATAACATGAGTGACAACATCCGCGTTGGGCTAATTGGCTATGGTTATGCCAGTAAAACCTTCCATGCCCCCCTGATTGTGGGCACGCCGGGCCTGGAACTGGCTGCAGTTTCCAGTAGTGATGAAGCAAAAGTGAAGGCAGACTGGCCTACGGTGGCGGTTGTTGCTGAGCCTAAGCATCTTTTTAACGATCCAAATATCGACCTGATTGTGATCCCCACGCCTAATGACACACACTTTCCATTAGCGAAAGCTGCGCTGGAAGCGGGCAAACATGTGGTTGTTGATAAGCCTTTTACTGTGACACTGTCACAAGCTCGTGAGCTGGATACGCTGGCGCGCAGCCTCGGGCGCGTGCTGTCTGTGTTCCATAACCGTCGCTGGGACAGTGATTTTCTGACGCTGAAAGCTCTGCTGGCGGATGGTGTTTTGGGAGAGGTGGCGTATTTCGAATCCCATTTCGATCGTTTCCGCCCGCAGGTTCGTGACCGTTGGCGTGAACAGGGCGGTCCGGGAAGCGGTATCTGGTACGATTTAGCACCTCATCTTTTGGATCAGGCGATTAATCTGTTTGGTTTGCCCGTCAGCCTGACGGTAGACCTGGCCCAGTTGCGTCCAGGCGCGCAGGCGACGGATTACTTCCATGCCATCCTGACGTATCCGCAGCGTCGTGTGATCCTGCATGGCACCATGCTCGCTGCCGCAGAATCGGCCCGTTATATTGTGCACGGATCGCGTGGCAGCTATGTGAAGTATGGTCTTGACCCGCAGGAAGAGCGTCTGAAAAATGGCGAGCGACTACCACAGGAAGACTGGGGTTATGATATGCGCGATGGCGTTTTGACGCGAGTAGAAGGCGAAGAGCAGGTTGAAGAAACCTGGCTTACTGTACCAGGCAACTATCCGGCGTACTATGCTGGCATTCGTGATGCGCTAAACGGTAACGGTGAAAACCCGGTACCGGCGAGACAGGCTATCCAAATTATGGAGCTGATTGAGCTGGGTATCGAATCTGCGAAACATCGTTCGACGCTGTGCCTTGCTTGATTGGACTAATGCCGGATGGAGATGCTCAGGCATCTTATCCGGCCTACAATGAAAACCAACGTAGGCCGGATAAGCGTTAGCGCCATTCAGCACTTTACCCGTTACGCTGCGGCGACTTTCTCGCGCAAGGCTTGTTTTTCTTCGTTACTCAGGAATGCCATTTCCAGACCGTTGATTTGCGCCTGGCGGATCTGTTCGCGCGTTAGGCCTGCAGCTGGTGCGGCAATGGTGTACTCGTGAATAATATCCACACCCTGAACAGCCGGGTCGTCCGTATTCAAACTGGCAATAACGCCATGCTCAAGGAACGTTTTCAGCGGATGGTTCGCTAGTGAGGCAACGGTGCTGGTCTGAATGTTTGATGTCAGGCAGGATTCGATGCCGATACGATGCTCGGCGAGGTAATCCATCAACGCACGATCTTCAACGGCTTTAACGCCGTGACCAATACGCTCAGCGCCCAGCTCTTTAATGGCCTGCCAGATGCTTTCTGGTCCCGCGGCTTCGCCCGCATGCACGGTAATATGCCAGCCGGCGTCGCGTGCATGGTTGAAATGGGACAGGAACAGACTGCCAGGGAATCCCAGTTCGTCACCGGCTAGATCCAGTGCCGTAATATGTTCTCGGTGGGCTAACAGCGCATCCAGTTCCTGCAGACAGGCGGCTTCGCCAAAAGTACGGCTCATAATGCCAATTAAGCGTGCTTCGACGCCAAAGGTCTTGCAGCCCTCGCGCACGCCTGCGATGACGGCTTCAACCACACCTGCCACCGGGAGTTGATGCGCCATCGCCATATAGCCTGGTGAAAAACGTAATTCTACATAGTGCAGACCGTTACGTGCTGCATCCTCAATATTTTCAAATGCTACGCGGCGACAGGCATCCAGCGAGGCCAGTACCTTCACGCCCCAGTCGAGCTTGGATAAAAAACTCACTAAATCTGGCTCAGTGGATGTCACTTGCACATGAGGGATCAGCGTTTCCAACGTTTGTGCCGGGAGCGTTAAATTGAACTGACGACCCAGTTCCAGAATCGTTTGGGCACGGATGTTACCATCAAGGTGGCGATGGACGTCGGTCAATGGGAGGGAAGTATCAATCATGGTCGCACTCGTGTATTTAGGTAAAGTGCGTCGTATTATAAGAAAAAATCGGGATAAAAATCTATGTTGCGCAATGACTAATTTCATTGCGCAAACTTTATTAGCGTACAGAACGTATGCCGTTAATCAACCCCTGAACGCCTTTTTCAAGTTTGGATCGTGGACATCCGGCATTCAGGCGCACAAAACCGCGTCCTTCTTCGCCGTATGTGTATCCGGGCATGATGGCGACTTTCTGCTGGTGGATGAGCGCTTCCTGCAATGCGTGCTCATCAATGTTGAGCGGACGCAGGTCAATCCATGCCAGATAGGTGGATTGCGGAACCTGCCAGTTCAGTTCGGGGAATGCGGCATTAAGCTCGCGGGCGACGTAATGCAGATTGCTGGTAAGGTAATCCCGCAGCGCATCAAGCCAGCTTGCGCCCTGATGATAGGCGGCAATATGTGCGCTCAGCGCGAGAACTGCTGGTGAGGAAAGACCATCGCGACCTTTTAATGCGCTGAGATAATCGTTACGGCTTTGAGCGTCTTCAATAATTCCGTAAGCCCCGGTCAGTGCCGGAATATTAAAACTTTTTGAGCCGGAAGTGAGCAGCGCCCAGCTGTCACGCGCGACGTTACTCCAGGGGATATGTGGGTGATCCCCCCATACCATATCCATATGGATCTCATCGGAAATAACTTTTACACCATGGCGCTGACACAGTTCTGCCATGGTTTCCAGCTCATCACGCGTCCACACTTTGCCCGTCGGATTTTGTGGGCTACAGAGCAGAAGAATTTTGCTCTCTGGACGAGACAGGGCATTCTCCAGCGCGGCCATGTCGCAGTACCAACCGTCAGTGCGTTTTTCCAGTTCGACAGCACGCACCACGCGCTGATTACCTTCAATTGCTTTGTAAAACGCGTCGTACGCCGGCGTATGAATCACCACCGCATCACCCGCAGAAGACCACTGGCGGATCAGCTCCGATACCATATAGATAACCGAGGGGCCATAAACCAGCGACTGAGGATCGATTTGGGTATTATGACGCGATAGAAACCAGTGACTAATCGCCGCAAGAAATTCATCATTTTTCCAGCGACTGTAACCCAACACGCCATGTGACAGGCGCTGAGTCAGCGCCTCCAGAATACAGGGTGCGGTGGCAAAATCCATATCGGAGATGGTGAATGGCAGCAGGTCGGCTGAACCAAAACGGTCGGCAACGTAATCCCACTGAGTACACCAGGTACCATGCCTGTCCACAACCTTTGAAAAATCAAACATGTCATTGTCCTTAAGCTTGTACGGTGTTCATCAGAACTGCGATCTCGTCTTTCACTGACTGGACCTGTGGGCCAATAACGACCTGAAGATTATGCTGATTGAGTTGCACTACGCCAATGGCGCGATTGTCCTTCAGTGCCTGTACATTCACTAGAGACATATCCTTCACTGACAAACGCAGACGGGTAATACAGTTATCCAGGCTAACGATGTTTTCCGCACCGCCAAGCGCCGACAGAATGGCAGGGACGTTGTAACCGGATTTACCCGGCGCTCCAGCCATTACTTTTTCGATATTGCTGGCAATTTCGACGTCTCGACCTGGTGTCTTCAAATTGAAGCGTGTGATGGCGAAACGGAAGATGACGTAGTACACCGCGAACCAGATCGCCGCCACAACAGGGACCAGATACCACTTGGTAGAGAGTCCATGCAGGATGCCGAACACCACGAAGTCAATCAGGTTACCGTCGGTGTTACCGATGGTGACGCCAAGCACTGCCATCACAGTGAAGCCAAGACCGGTCAGCAGGGCGTGGATCACATACAGAACTGGGGCAACGAACAGGAATAAGAACTCAAGGGGCTCGGTGGTACCGCCGATCACACAGGCAATAAGACCGGAAATTAATAACCCTTTAATTTTATGACGATTTTCAGGGCGAGCACAGTGGTACATAGCGAGCGCTGCCCCCGGTAAACCACCAAGGAACGCAGGCATTTTGCCCTGCGACAGGAAGCGGGTTGCGCTTTCAGAGAAACCTTGTGTTGTCGGGCAGCTCAGTTGGGCCTGGAAAATAGTCAGTGCGCCGCTCACGCTGTGACCGCAGACTTCTTGCGTGCCGCCAGCCTCGGTGAAGCGAATGAGCGCCACCAGAATATGATGCAGACCAAACGGCAGCAGCAGACGTTCGCCGGTACCAAACAGCATTGGGCCAAATTCTCCCGCGCTGTTGATGATGTGGCCGAGCCCGGTAATGCCCATAGCGAAAACCGGCCAGATCAGGGGAATTACCAGCCCGACCAGCCCCATCACCACCGAGGAGATGATAGGCACAAAGCGGGTGCCGCCGAAGAAAGCCAGCGCATCCGGCAGACGAATGTTGTGGAAACGTTCATGCAGCATCCAGACGATGATCCCGGCAATAACAGCACCGAGGATCCCAGTGTCGATCGACTGGATCCCCAGGATATTCTGCACGTTGTTGGCCTTCAGGATCGCGGCATCCGTGGTAGGTAAGATACCTTTCGCGGTTAACCAGAAGTTGACGGCAAGGTTCATGACCGCATAACCAACAAAACCGGCAAATGCCGCTACGCCTTTGTTCTCGCGAGCAAGGCCGAGAGGTATGGCAATACAGAACATCACCGGTAAGAAACTAAACGCAAATGAGCCTACTTTGCTCATCCAGGTAAAGATGGCCTGCAGTACCGGATTACCCAATGCCGGGATCAGTGTTAAGACATCATGGCTGCTTAACGAGCTGCCGATCCCCAACATGATCCCGCAAAATGAGAGTAGCGCTACGGGGAGCATAAAGGTTTTGCCCAACTGCTGGAAAAATTCCCATAACGTTATTTTTGGTGTAGTTCTCGTCGTCATCAAACGACTCCTCGTAAAAGCTAGCTGACTAATGATGGCGAGAAGATAAAACGTTTTACCTAATTTTAGTGCGGTGTAAATCACATTATCGAACGATAATAGGGCGTATAAATATAAGTGATTGATAAAACGTTTTATCCGTCACGTTATCAGGGAGTTTTCCGTTTTTATGGCTATAGCCAAAAAAATAACCATCCATGATGTTGCGCTGGCCGCGGGCGTTTCGGTCAGTACTGTCTCATTGGTGCTTAGTGGAAAAGGTCGTATTTCATCCGCGACAGGCGAACGCGTGAATGCCGCTATTGAGCAACTCGGGTTTGTGCGTAATCGCCAGGCATCGGCGCTGCGTGGCGGGCAGAGCGGGGTCATTGGTTTGATTGTGCGCGATCTTTCTACGCCGTTTTACGCCGAGTTGACGGCGGGTCTGACGGAAGCATTAGAAACGCAGGGGCGCATGGTCTTTTTATTACATGGTGGCAAAGATGGCGAACAGCTCGCGCAGCGTTTCGCTATGTTGCTAAATCAAGGGGTTGATGGTGTGGTGATCGCCGGGGCTGCCGGCAGTAGCGACGACCTACAACAACTGGCCGCCGATAAGGGGATACCGGTGGTGTTTGCTTCTCGGGCAAGCTACCTGGATGATGTCGACACCGTCAGACCTGACAACATGCAGGCTTCGCAATTGCTGGTTGAACATCTTATCCGCCACGGACATCAGCGAATAGCGTGGTTGGGGGGGCAGAGTTCCTCATTGACTCGCGCAGAGCGTGTCGGCGGCTATTGTACGACGTTGCTAAAGTATGGTTTACCGTTTCATAGCGACTGGGTGCTGGAGTGTTCATCCAGCCAGAAGCAGGCCGCAGAGGAGGTAACCGCGCTGTTACGTCGTAACCCAACGATCAACGCAGTGGTGTGCTACAACGAAACCATTGCCGTTGGCGCCTGGTTTGGCCTGATGAGAGCGGGGCGTCAGAGTGGTGAAATTGGCGTAGATCGCTATTTCGAACAGCAGATCTCCTTAGCGGGATTTGCCGATGTAGCGGAAAATGCACTGGACGATATCCCCATTATTTGGGCCTGCACGCCTGCGCGTGAAATGGGATATACCCTTGCTGAGCGCATGCTGCAGCGCATTGGGCACGATGATGGTCATTCGCGTAACCTGACGCTTTCCGCCCGTCTGGTGGTGGCCAAATAAAAAAGGCCCGATAAACACACGGTTATCGGGCCTGTTGTCACGCGTATTTACTGTTGCGGGATAGCCGGGGCATCCGGTTCGCCGAGAGAAGGCATACCGAACATGCCAACAAACTCATCCAGCGGCATTTTTTGTCCGTTTAACGTAACCTGTCCGTTTGCGTATTGCAGGCTGGAGCCGATGACGTTGTCCTGCATCGTTGTAATACGGAACATCTGACCCATTGCCGCCAAGCCATTCACTTGTTGCTTCGCAAGATCGGCCGCTTGCTCCTGCTGATAGCCTTCAATTTTGGCGATCTGCGTCATGAACTCAGTCGCCATATCGACCGGAATCGTCAGCTTGGCATCCAGTGATTTGACCGAACGATCCACTTCCTGAGCCAGCGTTTGTGGTTCCTCAGTATTTGCTGTCGGATCTTTTAGCAGCAGTGACAGATTAAATGCGGTTTCACCTTTCGCATTTTTCCAGCTCAGCGGGGCAATGGTGATAACCGGCTCGCCTTTCATCAGTATCGGCAGCGCATTGAAGAAAGCTTCGGTGACTTTTTGCTGATAAAGCTCAGGATTTTGTACCACATCGATCTGCGCCATCAGCGCCTTGGTTTGGGCGCTATACTGCTGACTGAACTGATGCAGGGCTTCACCGTCAATCTGGGCAACTTTCAGCGTCAGCTTACCGCTACCCATATCCTGGCCCTGCAATTTAAGGCTGTTCAGCGTGTAATCCAGCTGACTGTTGACAGTTTTACCGTCGTTAACCAGATCGGATTTGCCATCGATACCCATGCCCTCCAGAACCGCCAACTCTTTACCCTCGACCGAGATCGACAGTTTTTCGAGTGACAATTTCTGGTCGCCGATGCGCTCACCAAAGCTGGCAATACTGCTGGAACCCTCAGTCTTCAGATTATTGAAAGTCATTTGTACTTTCTGGTCATACTCGTTGACCGCATTGACCACGCCGCTTTGCGCATTGCCTGTCAGCGAGACAGCGTTACCTTCTTTGTCTGCTGTAAACTGGAATTCCCCGCCGCTGAAGGCTACTTTTTCGTCGCCTTTCTCGTAGTTCAGTGGTTTAAGGGAAAGATCGGAACGGGTATCGCCGCTGTAGCTGATACGGGAGTTAATGACAAATGGCGACTCACCCTTGGCAATATCAAACAGCGGTTTGGTAACGTCGTTATTCACCAGCGTCGTTTTCACGGAGGCCATAGCCGGAACCAGATTCAGTGACTTCAGTTGGGCCAGTGGGAAGGGACCGTGATCCACCGTTTCATCCAGGACAATACTTTGCCCCGGTTTCAGCCAGGAATCTGCCTGCCCGGCTATTGGTTTCACCACCAATTGCAGTTGGCTATTGAACACCCCGCGCTGGTAGTTTTGATAACTCAGTTCAATACCCGCCTCAGGGGAGAAACGTTTTAACTGATCGTTTGCCTGCGTCACCATCTCGGCGAGATGCGTTTCGAGTTTCTTTCCTGTGTACCAGGCGCCGCCCGTCCAGACGATACCCAGCGCAACCACCACACCCGCAGCTACCAGCGATTTTTTCATTTTGATATCCATAAAATAAAACCAGGCGTTTGAAGACGCCTGGAGGAGTGACATGTCTTTAACTTACTAC
This window of the Citrobacter freundii ATCC 8090 = MTCC 1658 = NBRC 12681 genome carries:
- the rsxC gene encoding electron transport complex subunit RsxC, whose amino-acid sequence is MFKLFSAFRKNKIWDFDGGIHPPEMKTQSNGTPLRQVPLAPRFVIPLKQHIGAEGELCVNVGDTVLRGQALTRGRGKMLPVHAPTSGTVVAIAPHSTAHPSALAELSVIIDADGEDRWIERDGWTDYRSHSREELIARIHQFGVAGLGGAGFPTGVKLQGGGDKIETLIINAAECEPYITADDRLMQDCAAQVVEGIRILAHILQPREILLGIEDNKPQAISMLRAVLADSHDISLRVIPTKYPSGGAKQLTQILTGKQVPHGGRSSDIGVLMQNVGTAYAIKRAVIDGEPITERVVTLTGEAVSRPGNVWARLGTPVRHLLNDAGFCPSADQMVIMGGPLMGFTLPWLDVPVVKITNCLLAPSASEMGETPEEKGCIRCSACADACPADLLPQQLYWFSKGQQHDKATAHNIADCIECGACAWVCPSNIPLVQYFRQEKAEIYAISQEEKRAAEAKARFEARQARLEREKAARLERHKSAAAQPAAKDHDAIAAALARVKEKQAQALQPVVIQAGEKPDNSAVIAAREARKAQARASHKENSPQSEGSSTGTDPRKAAVEAAIARAKARKLEQQAVPETSEPVDPRKAAVEAAIARAKARKLEQQVVPETAESVDPRKAAVEAAIARAKARKLEQQEVPETAESVDPRKAAVEAAIARAKARKLEQQAVPETAEPVDPRKAAVAAAIARAQAKKAAQQQVVNEE
- the rsxB gene encoding electron transport complex subunit RsxB, which codes for MNAIWIAVAAVSVLGLAFGAILGYASRRFAVEDDPVVEKIDEILPQSQCGQCGYPGCHPYAEAIGSQGEKINRCAPGGEAVMLKIAALLNVDPQPIDGDEQDVTPVRMLAVIDENNCIGCTKCIQACPVDAIVGATRAMHTVMSDLCTGCNLCVDPCPTQCIELRPVAETPDSWKWDLNTIPVRIIPVEQHV
- the rsxA gene encoding electron transport complex subunit RsxA translates to MTDYLLLFVGTVLVNNFVLVKFLGLCPFMGVSKKLETAMGMGLATTFVMTLASICAWLIDTWILIPLNLIYLRTLAFILVIAVVVQFTEMVVRKTSPALYRLLGIFLPLITTNCAVLGVALLNINLGHNFLQSALYGFSAAVGFSLVMVLFAAIRERLAVADVPAPFRGNAIALITAGLMSLAFMGFSGLVKL
- a CDS encoding DUF2569 domain-containing protein — its product is MTTTPAQRIGGWLLGPLAWLLVALLSASLALLLYVTALATPQTFKTLGEQSTANLLLWGVSFVTAIAMWYYTLWLTIAFFKRRACVPKHYILWLLISVLLAIKAFAFSPVPDAFAVRQLLFPLLAAALLVPYFKRSQRVKSTFVNP
- the ydgT gene encoding transcription modulator YdgT, whose translation is MTVQDYLLKFRKISSLESLEKLFDHLNYTLTDDSDMINMYRAADHRRAELISGGRLFDVGQVPKSVWHYVQ
- the blr gene encoding division septum protein Blr yields the protein MNRLIELTGWIVLAVSVILLGVANHIDNYQPPEPVAAVQKK
- a CDS encoding oxidoreductase, giving the protein MSDNIRVGLIGYGYASKTFHAPLIVGTPGLELAAVSSSDEAKVKADWPTVAVVAEPKHLFNDPNIDLIVIPTPNDTHFPLAKAALEAGKHVVVDKPFTVTLSQARELDTLARSLGRVLSVFHNRRWDSDFLTLKALLADGVLGEVAYFESHFDRFRPQVRDRWREQGGPGSGIWYDLAPHLLDQAINLFGLPVSLTVDLAQLRPGAQATDYFHAILTYPQRRVILHGTMLAAAESARYIVHGSRGSYVKYGLDPQEERLKNGERLPQEDWGYDMRDGVLTRVEGEEQVEETWLTVPGNYPAYYAGIRDALNGNGENPVPARQAIQIMELIELGIESAKHRSTLCLA
- the add gene encoding adenosine deaminase, producing the protein MIDTSLPLTDVHRHLDGNIRAQTILELGRQFNLTLPAQTLETLIPHVQVTSTEPDLVSFLSKLDWGVKVLASLDACRRVAFENIEDAARNGLHYVELRFSPGYMAMAHQLPVAGVVEAVIAGVREGCKTFGVEARLIGIMSRTFGEAACLQELDALLAHREHITALDLAGDELGFPGSLFLSHFNHARDAGWHITVHAGEAAGPESIWQAIKELGAERIGHGVKAVEDRALMDYLAEHRIGIESCLTSNIQTSTVASLANHPLKTFLEHGVIASLNTDDPAVQGVDIIHEYTIAAPAAGLTREQIRQAQINGLEMAFLSNEEKQALREKVAAA
- a CDS encoding MalY/PatB family protein, which translates into the protein MFDFSKVVDRHGTWCTQWDYVADRFGSADLLPFTISDMDFATAPCILEALTQRLSHGVLGYSRWKNDEFLAAISHWFLSRHNTQIDPQSLVYGPSVIYMVSELIRQWSSAGDAVVIHTPAYDAFYKAIEGNQRVVRAVELEKRTDGWYCDMAALENALSRPESKILLLCSPQNPTGKVWTRDELETMAELCQRHGVKVISDEIHMDMVWGDHPHIPWSNVARDSWALLTSGSKSFNIPALTGAYGIIEDAQSRNDYLSALKGRDGLSSPAVLALSAHIAAYHQGASWLDALRDYLTSNLHYVARELNAAFPELNWQVPQSTYLAWIDLRPLNIDEHALQEALIHQQKVAIMPGYTYGEEGRGFVRLNAGCPRSKLEKGVQGLINGIRSVR
- the malX gene encoding maltose/glucose-specific PTS transporter subunit IIBC, which encodes MTTRTTPKITLWEFFQQLGKTFMLPVALLSFCGIMLGIGSSLSSHDVLTLIPALGNPVLQAIFTWMSKVGSFAFSFLPVMFCIAIPLGLARENKGVAAFAGFVGYAVMNLAVNFWLTAKGILPTTDAAILKANNVQNILGIQSIDTGILGAVIAGIIVWMLHERFHNIRLPDALAFFGGTRFVPIISSVVMGLVGLVIPLIWPVFAMGITGLGHIINSAGEFGPMLFGTGERLLLPFGLHHILVALIRFTEAGGTQEVCGHSVSGALTIFQAQLSCPTTQGFSESATRFLSQGKMPAFLGGLPGAALAMYHCARPENRHKIKGLLISGLIACVIGGTTEPLEFLFLFVAPVLYVIHALLTGLGFTVMAVLGVTIGNTDGNLIDFVVFGILHGLSTKWYLVPVVAAIWFAVYYVIFRFAITRFNLKTPGRDVEIASNIEKVMAGAPGKSGYNVPAILSALGGAENIVSLDNCITRLRLSVKDMSLVNVQALKDNRAIGVVQLNQHNLQVVIGPQVQSVKDEIAVLMNTVQA
- a CDS encoding Mal regulon transcriptional regulator MalI; the encoded protein is MAIAKKITIHDVALAAGVSVSTVSLVLSGKGRISSATGERVNAAIEQLGFVRNRQASALRGGQSGVIGLIVRDLSTPFYAELTAGLTEALETQGRMVFLLHGGKDGEQLAQRFAMLLNQGVDGVVIAGAAGSSDDLQQLAADKGIPVVFASRASYLDDVDTVRPDNMQASQLLVEHLIRHGHQRIAWLGGQSSSLTRAERVGGYCTTLLKYGLPFHSDWVLECSSSQKQAAEEVTALLRRNPTINAVVCYNETIAVGAWFGLMRAGRQSGEIGVDRYFEQQISLAGFADVAENALDDIPIIWACTPAREMGYTLAERMLQRIGHDDGHSRNLTLSARLVVAK